The genome window GGGTTCGGCTCGGGTTCACCGGCTGTTATTTCAGCCTAAACCGGCGATAAATGAGGAGTTCGGgcacgactgggccgattttttaccGCCGACGCTAAAAAAGGCGCCCTGAGAGCATGTTCAGGGGCGAgagtggagatgctcttaataTATGCATCTGCCTGCACAGTGAAGCTGGAAATAAATATGCGTTAGTTTAATTCCTCCGTACTGAAAAATGAAGAAACATTAGAAGAATAATTCCAAAAACATACCCCTCATGGGAATCAAAAACCACCGGAAGTGGAGGGCATTCTCCTCTTTTCAACATGCTTCTGCAAAGTTCGAtggcttctttgtcctcttttgAAAGAACCTTGAAAGGCAACAAGTGTATCGTTAGGCACCAAGAGATCAAAAAATGCATTATACTGTTTAAAGTAAAAATTCGCTAACCTGCATACCACCTTGCTTCAGCTTTGCTTGATTGACAGATATAGGGGCCATACTGGACACAAAAGTCAGCTCATTACTGAACTCCATTTTCGAAGATGTCAATGCAGTGGCAGCAGAAGCCATCTGTTCAAGCCTTCGAACTCTATCTTCAGTGAGCACAAATGGCAGTAGCCTCCTCTTCTGCTTGTGCATATCAAGAGATCGCCTCCTTTGCCTCTTAGCATCTGTATACAAgtacttccttcgttcctaaatatttgtctttttaaagatttcaaatggactatcacatatgaatatatatagacatattttaaaatatagatcactcatttttctccgtatgtagtcacttgttaaaatctctagaaatacAAATATTTAAGAATGGATAAATACAGTGAGCTATATGCAGGATACTATGACTGGAGATATATGCTGTTGTGTCCCAACAAACAGGATACTACTGTATTGACCGGTCAGTCACGCAAAACAGAACAATTGACAAATCAACAtacaagatactccctccgtccaaaaatacttatcCAAGAAATAGATAAATTTGCGGAAATgtcatctagaactaaaatacgcttAGATACATCCagtcctccgacaagtatttccggacggagggagtatattggatTGGAGATATATGCAGTTGAATGGTTAAGTAGCTGTTGTGTTCCCAACAAACTAGGTTCAGTTAATTGGAATATATACAGGAGGCT of Triticum dicoccoides isolate Atlit2015 ecotype Zavitan unplaced genomic scaffold, WEW_v2.0 scaffold139176, whole genome shotgun sequence contains these proteins:
- the LOC119343748 gene encoding probable Histone-lysine N-methyltransferase ATXR5, which produces IEFLPGFPLKQSKIMDFFQIEKGAEGGAVGLAKCTLSQDAKRQRRRSLDMHKQKRRLLPFVLTEDRVRRLEQMASAATALTSSKMEFSNELTFVSSMAPISVNQAKLKQGGMQVLSKEDKEAIELCRSMLKRGECPPLPVVFDSHEGFTVQADAYIKSISTLAPEHALRAPFLASA